In one window of Macrobrachium nipponense isolate FS-2020 chromosome 2, ASM1510439v2, whole genome shotgun sequence DNA:
- the LOC135221487 gene encoding uncharacterized protein LOC135221487, which produces MTIFCAINHINLPIIKLPFFSDRFCTYCKQVGYPIEKCPDPQCRKSEVKEHKPGKKQDSKKTMHVTVPTPDLDSFKPYTCQGSVNGKPVVCLRDTGSSQTIINLPPQELTMKQEYVAVTDLTSTKTLPLAEVTLQCPYYTGKASVAVSNKPLPHPSIQVLIGNDLAGANALNLVVTDPDVILKQKLKVNENKIVQSVSKVPKKNKTLETSKVEKALELVNLSKVKFQQLQSNDPSLTTYWKRVENPSDNPKTPYFYTDHGLLFRHFRSSKAPVTSTWHDCHQLVLPATLVPPLLDLAHTSESHLGVNKTYHRVSQDFFWPGIKKDIKEYIMSCHQCQVTDKWSS; this is translated from the exons ATGACTATTTTCTGCGCCATAAATCATATAAACCTGCCCATAATAAAACTACCTTTTTTTTCAGACAGATTTTGTACTTACTGTAAGCAGGTAGGATATCCCATTGAAAAGTGCCCAGATCCTCAGTGTAGAAAGTCTGAAGTCAAAGAACATAAGCCTGGTAAAAAACAGGATTCCAAGAAAACGATGCATGTGACCGTCCCTACTCCGGATTTAGATTCCTTCAAACCTTACACATGCCAAGGTTCAGTAAATGGGAAACCTGTCGTTTGTCTTCGTGATACAGGATCGTCTCAAACTATTATCAACCTACCACCACAGGAGCTGACAATGAAGCAAGAATATGTTGCTGTAACGGACTTGACATCGACCAAGACTCTACCCTTGGCTGAGGTAACACTTCAGTGCCCCTACTACACAGGTAAAGCTTCTGTTGCTGTGTCTAATAAACCCTTGCCACATCCATCAATACAGGTACTAATAGGTAATGACCTTGCAGGGGCCAATGCTTTGAATTTAGTAGTAACAGATCCAGATGTCATTCTGAAACAAAaacttaaagtaaatgaaaataaaattgttcaatctgtatcaaaagttccaaagaaaaataaaactcttgaAACATCTAAAGTAGAGAAGGCTTTGGAATTagtaaatttaagcaaagtaaagtTTCAGCAGTTACAGAGTAATGATCCTAGCCTTACGACATACTGGAAAAGAGTAGAAAATCCATCAGATAACCCCAAGACTCCTTATTTTTATACTGATCACGGCTTACTCTTCAGGCATTTTAGATCTTCCAAAGCACCAGTAACTTCCACGTGGCATGACTGTCACCAGCTTGTCTTACCAGCAACCCTTGTACCACCACTTCTAGATTTGGCTCACACCTCTGAATCCCATCTAGGAGTTAATAAAACCTATCACAGAGTTTCACAGGACTTCTTCTGGCCAGGTATAAAGAAAGATATTAAGGAGTACATAATGTCCTGTCATCAATGCCAGGTCACAG ACAAATGGAGCTCTTGA